In Haliotis asinina isolate JCU_RB_2024 unplaced genomic scaffold, JCU_Hal_asi_v2 scaffold_18, whole genome shotgun sequence, the following proteins share a genomic window:
- the LOC137269932 gene encoding uncharacterized protein — translation MDVTTLLSVAVAAVSLQMGQAIVRIQLDEVAIQNGYPSCRLMPRSNATNLQNVWMFQGEGLVLNLCLENPAVVSLEDFIYSNDGWQDAVLVSIDNKPLGEVKTHDTSFEGELWNIFSGTGPLGEQVSLQEGAHTLKVSVTQADKWGVELDALVLRVQQDVDSDSDNMDCDDDYPTPAAPDYPCAPNDDVPIKRMPASTLVPTRDLEVPGQTDSPVTDATSDTVTVNNGTSITDKPGQYDSSSNAGTVTNENGGLATDKTGEYVTSRGSFTDDKYRYVTDKSGGYVTDNNGGYVTIKNGGYVTDNNGGYVTDSNGGYVTENNGEYFTDSLSTGNHYPSSDKISERDNPGRSQPQSSAPPFRDIVTSSDNIKKNTSVVLSGPEDEDITIQRADKPFCSGGLASYDIVSSRGSLMTITYTQVITTTLTVHRSLGLTTDNPSVLLSGNSAYIQAFPGRSNDMWVSVGREDAVPCSAIQLSAVDDNGNMTSRMLLRDDGGILLFPQGDASHQAVYYPTQAHVSSGSPGLNLASVGINGNGSDFDMTLQTEFGTSRLAVAMGTVSTTITFFGTPIGEVSRLSSLVLPCLNQDQLASAFVSADNTEFVSMFDPWQSFTGSNITLLTTMDVSL, via the exons ATGGACGTCACAACGTTGTTAAGCGTGGCGGTTGCTGCAGTGTCTCTCCAGATGGGCCAGGCTATAGTCAGAATACAGCTGGACGAGGTTGCCATCCAGAACGGTTACCCCAGCTGTCGACTCATGCCAAGATCTAACGCTACGAATCTCCAGAATGTCTGGATGTTCCAAGGCGAAGGTCTCGTCCTGAACTTGTGCCTCGAAAACCCAGCCGTCGTCAGCCTGGAAGACTTCATCTACTCAAATGATGGCTGGCAGGATGCCGTGCTCGTCTCCATTGACAACAAGCCTCTGGGTGAGGTGAAGACCCACGACACCTCCTTCGAGGGTGAACTGTGGAACATATTCTCGGGCACTGGACCTTTAGGGGAGCAGGTGTCCCTGCAGGAGGGGGCCCATACCCTTAAGGTGTCTGTCACACAGGCAGATAAGTGGGGCGTTGAACTCGACGCCCTGGTGTTGAGGGTGCAGCAAGACGTGGACAGTGACAGCGACAACATGGATTGTGATGACGACTACCCTACGCCGGCTGCTCCAGACTACCCTTGTGCCCCAAATGATGACGTCCCCATCAAAA GGATGCCTGCCTCAACGCTAGTTCCCACCAGAGATCTGGAAGTCCCCGGTCAGACTGACAGCCCAGTCACAGACGCTACCAGTGATACAGTCACAGTCAACAATGGTACTTCTATTACAGACAAACCTGGACAGTACGATTCAAGTAGCAATGCCGGTACAGTCACAAATGAGAATGGTGGTTTAGCCACGGACAAGACTGGGGAGTACGTCACCAGTCGTGGCTCTTTCACCGACGACAAATATAGATACGTCACAGACAAGAGTGGTGGGTACGTAACAGACAATAATGGTGGGTATGTCACCATTAAGAATGGTGGGTACGTCACAGACAACAATGGTGGATACGTCACGGACAGCAATGGTGGGTACGTCACAGAAAACAATGGCGAGTACTTCACAGACTCTCTATCGACTGGTAACCATTACCCGTCCTCTGACAAAATATCGGAGCGTGACAATCCAGGAAGAAGTCAACCCCAAAGCTCTGCACCACCGTTTCGtgacattgtgacgtcatcagacaACATTAAAAAGAACACGTCCGTAGTGCTCAGTGGACCCGAGGACGAGGACATCACAATCCAGCGCGCCGATAAACCCTTCTGCTCGGGGGGACTGGCCAGCTACGACATCGTGTCGAGTCGAGGCTCTCTAATGACAATCACCTACACCCAGGTGATCACAACCACCCTGACTGTACACAGAAGTCTTGGCCTAACGACAGACAACCCTTCCGTTCTGCTGTCGGGCAACTCGGCCTATATCCAGGCCTTCCCAGGCCGGAGCAATGACATGTGGGTAAGTGTAGGGCGGGAAGACGCAGTTCCGTGTTCAGCTATCCAGCTCTCAGCAGTTGACGACAACGGCAACATGACGTCCCGGATGTTGTTGAGGGACGACGGTGGTATTCTGTTGTTCCCCCAGGGCGACGCTTCTCACCAGGCCGTGTACTACCCAACACAGGCGCACGTATCCAGTGGGAGCCCTGGACTAAACCTGGCCTCTGTGGGCATCAACGGAAACGGTAGTGATTTTGATATGACCCTCCAGACGGAGTTCGGAACCAGTAGGTTAGCTGTTGCCATGGGAACAGTTTCCACTACCATTACCTTCTTCGGAACCCCTATTGGCGAGGTAAGTCGGCTGAGTTCCCTAGTTCTCCCGTGTCTGAACCAGGACCAGCTCGCCAGTGCTTTTGTGTCTGCAGACAACACGGAGTTTGTGTCCATGTTTGATCCGTGGCAATCGTTCACTGGCAGCAACATCACGCTCCTCACCACAATGGATGTGTCGCTATAA
- the LOC137269931 gene encoding E3 ubiquitin-protein ligase SspH2-like has product MTETPAGSTCDGPLFFSTLLKSAPLLSSLLRSSQVFPAPLKSAPLLSSLLHSSQAFSAPLKSSPLLSSQLLSSQVSSAPLKSAPVLSSQLLSSQVFSAPFKPSPLLSSLLRSSQVFSAPLKSAPLLSSQLLSSQVSSAPLKSSPLLSSLLRSSQVSSAPLKSAPLLSSQLLASQVSSAPLKSSPLLSSQLLSSQVSSVPLKSTPLLSSQLLSSQVSSAPLKSAPLLSSQLLSSQVSSSPLKSAPLLSS; this is encoded by the exons ATGACGGAGACTCCTGCTGGATCAACCTGCGACGGCCCCTTGT TCTTCTCCACTCTTCTCAAGTCAGCTCCGCTCCTCTCGAGTCTTCTCCGCTCCTCTCAAGTCTTTCCCGCTCCTCTCAAGTCAGCTCCGCTCCTCTCAAGTCTTCTCCACTCCTCTCAAGCCTTCTCCGCTCCTCTCAAGTCTTCTCCGCTCCTCTCAAGTCAGCTCCTCTCCTCGCAAGTCAGCTCCGCTCCTCTCAAGTCAGCTCCTGTCCTCTCAAGTCAGCTCCTGTCCTCTCAAGTCTTCTCCGCTCCTTTCAAGCCTTCTCCGCTCCTCTCAAGTCTTCTCCGCTCCTCTCAAGTCTTCTCCGCTCCTCTCAAGTCAGCTCCTCTCCTCTCAAGTCAGCTCCTCTCCTCTCAAGTCAGCTCCGCTCCTCTCAAGTCTTCTCCGCTCCTCTCAAGTCTTCTCCGCTCCTCTCAAGTCAGCTCCGCTCCTCTCAAGTCAGCTCCGCTCCTCTCAAGTCAGCTCCTCGCGTCTCAAGTCAGCTCCGCTCCTCTCAAGTCTTCTCCGCTCCTTTCAAGTCAGCTCCTCTCCTCTCAAGTCAGCTCCGTTCCTCTCAAGTCAACTCCGCTCCTTTCAAGTCAGCTCCTCTCCTCTCAAGTTAGCTCCGCTCCTCTCAAGTCAGCTCCTCTCCTTTCAAGTCAGCTCCTCTCCTCTCAAGTCAGCTCCTCTCCTCTCAAGTCAGCTCCTCTCCTCTCAAGTTAG